From a single Loigolactobacillus coryniformis subsp. coryniformis KCTC 3167 = DSM 20001 genomic region:
- a CDS encoding IS982 family transposase: MLNHLKFKQNRHELQVSFHYFYQLCSLLYQRYCPRSVIERRNVEHTKITDIKLLALLCLQVTLGIQSQRRFYYLMAAFMPRQMVVSRSRFNRRAQQLLAVVNAIRSGITKDYAHSGDLAIIDSLPNPLCAKVRNFRVRIFAGKANIGYNATKKMPFYGFKTHMVVTANGYILNYVITAASVHDAKVAPELISGCPCPNILADVGYVGKKLKTSFRALGYNLWTPYRSNMKGAKQHNKRQLKALRRTIESRFSILAQQFGIETNLTRSLFGFQLKIELTILVYNLGFFDFMTN, from the coding sequence GTGTTGAACCACCTCAAGTTTAAGCAAAATCGTCACGAATTACAAGTTAGTTTCCATTACTTTTACCAGTTATGTTCATTGCTTTATCAGCGTTATTGTCCGCGTAGCGTCATTGAGCGGCGCAACGTTGAACATACTAAAATTACTGATATTAAACTTTTAGCTTTACTGTGCTTACAAGTCACACTGGGAATTCAATCGCAACGCCGCTTCTATTATCTGATGGCAGCGTTTATGCCGCGGCAAATGGTGGTATCACGTTCACGTTTCAACCGCCGCGCGCAACAATTACTGGCAGTAGTCAATGCCATTCGCTCAGGTATCACTAAGGATTATGCTCATTCGGGCGACCTAGCGATTATCGACAGTTTACCCAACCCACTATGTGCCAAAGTTCGTAATTTCAGAGTTAGAATTTTTGCTGGGAAGGCCAACATTGGCTATAATGCCACCAAGAAAATGCCATTTTATGGGTTTAAAACCCACATGGTCGTCACGGCTAATGGCTATATTCTGAATTATGTGATCACGGCAGCCTCAGTTCATGATGCTAAGGTAGCGCCTGAGCTAATTAGCGGTTGTCCTTGTCCCAATATTTTGGCCGATGTTGGTTATGTTGGGAAAAAACTCAAGACCAGTTTTAGGGCCCTAGGCTATAACTTATGGACGCCTTATCGTTCTAATATGAAAGGTGCTAAACAGCATAATAAGCGTCAACTCAAGGCGTTACGGCGGACAATAGAGTCACGCTTTTCAATTTTAGCCCAGCAATTTGGGATTGAAACCAATCTCACCCGTAGTCTATTTGGTTTTCAATTAAAGATTGAATTGACGATATTGGTATACAATTTAGGCTTTTTTGATTTTATGACGAACTAG
- a CDS encoding DsbA family protein translates to MLEIYLFVNPLGEQCLEAERSVLKVAEEHHDTVHYQFLPLVNLHTVEDVMQRNQLNTHDLTIRNQIFQKVYAAALDYKAALFQGKRRGQEFLMDLQAELNFHHERYTDDLISRLAADNGLDSEMFHEDRRSKLTAESFEADQRIACEMQIQKHPSAVIYNYADPTQDYGIMIEDCASYEVLKQVCQGNYEAALAAKDPIKNRRQTIHIL, encoded by the coding sequence GTGTTAGAAATCTATTTATTTGTTAATCCATTAGGCGAACAATGCCTAGAGGCAGAACGCTCAGTTTTAAAAGTTGCTGAAGAGCATCATGACACCGTACATTATCAATTTTTACCATTGGTTAATTTACACACTGTAGAAGATGTAATGCAACGGAACCAGCTCAACACGCACGATTTAACTATCCGTAATCAAATCTTTCAAAAAGTTTATGCAGCCGCATTAGATTACAAAGCGGCGCTATTCCAAGGTAAGCGTCGTGGCCAGGAATTTTTAATGGACCTACAGGCCGAGCTGAATTTTCATCATGAACGCTATACTGATGATTTAATCAGTCGTTTAGCCGCTGATAATGGTTTGGATTCAGAAATGTTCCATGAAGATCGCCGTTCTAAATTAACCGCTGAAAGTTTTGAGGCTGATCAACGTATCGCCTGCGAAATGCAAATTCAAAAACACCCTTCCGCAGTCATCTACAATTATGCTGATCCTACACAAGATTATGGTATTATGATTGAAGATTGTGCTTCCTATGAAGTATTAAAACAAGTTTGCCAAGGTAATTATGAAGCTGCATTAGCAGCAAAAGATCCGATTAAAAATCGGCGACAAACCATTCATATTCTTTAA
- a CDS encoding CYTH domain-containing protein translates to MSQQAEREFKNLLTASEYQRLQQAYSFTIPFKQTNLYFDTATQELKQRGWGLRLRLFKDRAEQTLKVPAHGEHDLWEITDPLPLSVAQQVQIQQPSQVSQYLQKYNIDRTQLQLIGYAQTERQQAILSAGLLVLDRTSYADTTLDHELELEVQDTASTSTTFRNLLNTQQIEPRKTTNKVARAVVHFQNISLENQYANLERMLFD, encoded by the coding sequence ATGAGCCAACAAGCCGAACGCGAATTTAAAAACTTATTGACCGCGAGTGAGTATCAACGTTTACAACAAGCCTACTCATTTACCATACCATTTAAACAAACTAATTTATATTTTGACACTGCAACCCAAGAACTAAAACAACGCGGTTGGGGCCTGCGGTTACGTTTGTTTAAGGATCGCGCTGAGCAAACATTAAAAGTACCAGCGCATGGTGAACATGATTTGTGGGAAATCACCGATCCATTACCTTTATCCGTTGCACAACAGGTACAAATTCAACAACCTAGTCAAGTCAGTCAGTATTTACAAAAATATAATATTGATCGTACACAACTTCAATTGATCGGTTATGCGCAGACTGAACGCCAGCAAGCAATCTTATCGGCGGGCTTATTGGTCCTCGATCGGACTAGTTATGCTGATACTACCTTGGATCACGAGTTAGAGCTAGAGGTGCAAGACACCGCTAGTACATCCACAACTTTCCGTAATTTACTTAATACACAACAAATTGAACCACGCAAAACCACTAATAAAGTCGCACGTGCTGTTGTACATTTTCAAAACATATCACTTGAAAATCAGTATGCAAATCTTGAACGAATGCTTTTTGATTGA
- a CDS encoding IS30 family transposase → MGTTILSFEDRVVIETLHHEKHSLQYIADYLGFSKTTIFNEVHRLAGEYHAVKAQTDHAVKLSHRGRKTILTTNLKRLIEEKIKIQKWSIEQVAHVVRIAYKTIYNWIDQGLLDINVTDLPDHGIRRKRSKETRGSFSHGRSIEDRPAEISDRNTSGHFEVDTVLSGKRKGQAVATFVERKSRLTIVKRLNGRDSTSMTKAILELANQLGDNLKTLTVDHGKEFANYNLIEEQAGVPLYFAHAYSPHERGSNENRNRVLRRFIPKGQPIDEITDDELIQINWYLNSRPLKCLNWRTPIEIFLRNLRY, encoded by the coding sequence ATGGGCACCACTATTTTATCATTTGAAGACCGCGTTGTCATCGAAACACTTCATCATGAAAAGCACTCACTTCAATATATTGCCGATTATTTAGGCTTTAGTAAAACCACTATCTTTAATGAGGTTCATCGCTTAGCTGGTGAGTATCACGCAGTTAAGGCTCAAACTGACCATGCAGTTAAACTTAGTCATCGTGGTCGTAAAACCATCTTAACGACTAACCTAAAGCGATTGATTGAAGAAAAAATCAAGATCCAAAAATGGTCAATTGAACAAGTGGCTCATGTAGTTAGAATTGCCTACAAAACCATCTATAACTGGATTGATCAGGGACTACTGGATATTAATGTGACTGATTTACCTGACCATGGTATTCGTCGCAAACGATCTAAAGAAACCCGTGGTAGTTTTAGTCATGGACGTTCCATCGAAGATCGTCCAGCTGAAATTTCTGATCGTAATACTTCAGGTCACTTCGAAGTTGATACAGTTTTATCTGGAAAACGTAAAGGTCAAGCAGTAGCTACGTTTGTCGAGCGTAAGAGTCGGCTTACCATCGTTAAACGGCTTAATGGACGAGATAGTACTTCAATGACCAAGGCTATTTTAGAATTGGCTAACCAGTTAGGAGATAATCTCAAGACCCTTACTGTTGACCATGGGAAAGAATTCGCCAACTACAATTTGATTGAAGAACAGGCCGGTGTTCCGCTGTACTTTGCGCACGCTTATTCGCCACATGAACGAGGCAGTAATGAAAATCGCAACCGAGTACTACGCCGCTTCATTCCCAAAGGTCAACCGATTGATGAGATTACCGATGATGAATTGATTCAAATTAACTGGTATTTGAATTCCCGACCACTCAAATGTTTAAATTGGCGAACACCGATTGAGATCTTTTTGCGTAATCTGCGTTACTAA
- a CDS encoding GTP pyrophosphokinase, whose translation MPKDWELFLMPYKQAVDELKIKLRGMRKQFQQENAHTPIEFVTGRVKPVDSIIEKMHRRQISEDLMEQDLQDIAGLRIMCQFVEDIYQVVDLLHQRTDMEVVEERDYITNVKPSGYRSYHMVIMYPVQTVHGEKKLLAEIQIRTLSMNFWATIEHSLNYKYQGEFPDEINERLKRAAEAAFMLDQEMSAIREEIQEAQQLFSYGKGQQMIDGTIERNQINDNDDGATAPQDN comes from the coding sequence ATGCCGAAGGACTGGGAATTATTTTTAATGCCATATAAGCAAGCTGTGGACGAATTGAAAATCAAATTACGTGGGATGCGCAAACAATTTCAACAAGAAAATGCGCATACGCCGATCGAATTTGTAACTGGTCGGGTCAAGCCCGTGGATAGTATTATTGAAAAAATGCATCGTCGCCAGATCAGTGAAGACTTGATGGAACAAGATCTACAGGATATTGCTGGTTTGCGGATCATGTGCCAATTTGTCGAGGATATTTACCAAGTCGTTGATCTGCTTCATCAACGGACCGATATGGAAGTGGTTGAGGAGCGCGACTATATTACCAATGTTAAGCCTAGTGGGTACCGTTCTTACCATATGGTGATTATGTATCCGGTACAAACAGTTCATGGTGAGAAAAAATTACTGGCGGAAATTCAGATTCGTACTTTGTCGATGAATTTCTGGGCAACCATCGAGCATTCATTGAATTATAAATATCAAGGTGAATTTCCTGATGAAATCAATGAACGGTTAAAGCGGGCCGCCGAAGCTGCTTTTATGTTGGATCAAGAAATGTCCGCCATTCGTGAAGAAATTCAAGAGGCCCAGCAACTATTTTCTTACGGCAAAGGTCAGCAGATGATTGACGGAACGATTGAACGCAATCAAATCAATGACAACGACGATGGGGCGACTGCACCTCAAGATAATTAG